In the genome of Macrobrachium nipponense isolate FS-2020 chromosome 34, ASM1510439v2, whole genome shotgun sequence, one region contains:
- the LOC135207750 gene encoding integumentary mucin C.1-like codes for MKDNPVAALPECWPVCDLPVAVAPSGATLVPPRMPSINGSQVIYKCPGGVFEDLAPEKALVCKDDHTWLPLPESFVPCLTLKMLPVPPLDPAVVQVPDLNALNCYFYTNTSKFFKGANITVKCTTGSFQGQATDTYSFVSTTCDDWTGIAIPPCPPPTTTTTTTTTTPETTTTTTPVTTTSTTSQTSTSTTTSTTAATTTTTTPVPTTTTTTPQTSTCNYDFHHPEKKAHNHNTDF; via the exons ATGAAAGACAATCCAGTGGCTGCGCTTCCTGAATGCTGGC ctgTGTGTGACCTACCTGTAGCTGTGGCACCATCAGGTGCTACGCTGGTTCCGCCACGGATGCCTAGCATTAATGGATCACAG GTCATCTACAAATGCCCAGGTGGGGTATTCGAGGATCTTGCCCCTGAGAAAGCCCTGGTCTGTAAGGACGATCATACCTGGTTACCTCTTCCGGAGTCCTTTGTACCCTGTCTCA CCCTCAAGATGCTTCCAGTGCCACCCCTGGATCCCGCCGTCGTACAAGTTCCAGACCTGAATGCGCTTAATTGCTATTTCTACACTAATACCAGCAAATTCTTCAAAGGGGCGAATATCAC cGTGAAGTGTACGACGGGATCCTTTCAAGGGCAAGCGACGGACACCTACAGTTTCGTCTCGACCACCTGCGATGACTGGACTGGAATAGCTATTCCTCCCTGCCCTCCTCCTACCA CAACaactacaactacaacaacaactccagagacaacaacaacaaccactccagtgacaacaacatcaacaacatccCAGACATCAACTT CCACAACAACGTCTACTACAGCTgctacaacaaccacaacaaccccagtgccaacaacaacaacaacaacaccccaGACATCAACTTGTAATTATGACTTTCACCATCCAGAGAAAAAAGCTCACAATCACAACACAGATTTTTAG